Sequence from the Zeugodacus cucurbitae isolate PBARC_wt_2022May chromosome 2, idZeuCucr1.2, whole genome shotgun sequence genome:
TTGGTAGTATCCTTGCGGTCGGGTTGTTCCTTGATCACCTTTGCCAGCATGTCGTATTCCATTTTGTTTTTACGTATCTGTTTTGCTAAAACAAGCTCACGTTTACtttcttcaatttcatttcTAGCCAATTCAATGCTCTTTTCAATGGAATCGGAGAGCTTAGCGTAGTTTTTCAGCTCTTCCTGTATCATTTTAGACGTATAATCTGTTTTGGCTGCCGCAAATTCACATTGCGCCATTTGTGCTAGCAGTCGATCGTATATTATTTGACTAGGTTGGGGTATACGAGttgtttaacaaataaatataaaggatGAAGTTAGAGGGTCTTACTTGTTTTCTGGAGAATCATTTTTGGAAAAGGTCCATTTGAGGAATTGCTTAAGCAACATATTTAGACGCCGGTCATCGCCTGTGCCATCGCCATCAATTAGTAAGCGGCGTTTTATGATTTCCTctgtaaattgaaaaaatattattgtttaatctcttaataaatattttatttcactactCACCGTCACTCATTGTGGAATTATTATAagatttataaaagaaattaacaaaattttacactCAAGCAGCTttaggaataaaataaaaattttgtcggAATAACAAACACGAATGTCAAACAAAAAGAGAGACCGATAAAGCATGTTCTATAGCAATTTTTCGATACAAATGTTTTGGAGATGTGAGGCGAAAATGCGGCGAGTTCCTTAATGCTACAAGTCCACTGATTGAACCAGGATGATATTGGAAATATTTCCACTATAGGCAACAATTAGTAAAAGAATATTCCTTTtccttttaaaaattaattgtacaATGAATTCATTGAAGTTTTCTTAATAATCCAGTTATCGAAAAATGTTTCTCGATATCGTTTTAATAGCATTTATAATCTCTATCGTTTTTTGCCACCATCAGCTGACAAGTTGTTACTGTTTGTAAACAAAACGCGTTAAAAAAATGAAACTGTGAActttataaaatagttaaatcTGCATACTTCTGtttactatatatttgtattaaaatgagTAGTAATGGGGGTAACCGTCCTCCCAGTACGTTTTTCCAAAATCAACCGCCTTACACACACTTCAATAAGTCATTTGAAGACCCTTCCGATGCGTTATTCTGTCATTTGAACGAAGTGCATCCTGTTTTCATGACGCCTGAACACCAGGCGAATGATTATATATTCGAAATGCTATTGGATCCACGTACCAAAAAAGAGGTGGATCACATTTTCTATGACTACTCAAGTGGCGTAAAACAAAGGGTTGGGCATTTTCCCATTTTATTGCCTTCAAATATGACTAAAGTGGAACATACCGTGGGATTACGCGTGATAGAGGCATGGCAGGAATATAAAGAAGTTAACGAACAGGATGTAATACAATGGCGTCAGCTGGAGAGTGCAAGAATGAAAGACAAAACTACGTTTGATAAGTGTGTTATGGACTTCTCAAATACGCAAAAGGAGTCGATTTACGCGCCATGTGAACGTTTGGTCAGACTTTACAAACAGTTATATACCGCAAAACTAACAAAATTATTAGAAGCGTATCCAGAGAACTTGGCATTAAACACATGCGTCGGTCTACCACATCCGCAAAGTTTTAAAGCTAGTCGGACTGAATATTTgcaaatggaaaatgtgcgtaTGGTTAAACATCAAGGTTGGGTGCCAGTGCTAGGGAACtatattaatgaaatgcaaCGTTTTAATTTACGTATAGAAAACTACATGGATTATTACATTAATAACATAAAATCTATACTACCAGACGATATTACATGCCACACCAATAAAGAAGCTAAAAAACCGGCGCACCAAATTCATATTCCATTGGAATCGCTGTTATTTCTGTTGACAACTGGTAGCAGCGCCGACCTGCCAACCGAAGTGCCACTCGAAATTTCGGAAAGCGGTGTAGAAAATTCGAAAGTTGTAAAGTTTGAAGAACCGTTACCGCCGCGTGTTTGCGGTTGGTTTGCTCACAAACAAGTAGTGGAAAACGCATTTGAAACTTTATTGAGTAGAAATAATGATACACAGTGGCTCTATATGGACAATTATGTAGCCGAACAAGAAAAGACTGAGGAAACAGCCGAAATTCGAGCGGTCGATTATACAGAAAGACACTTCCGTGCTTACAAAATTGAACagtatttggaaaaaatcagtACGAAAGAGGAAGAGTGTGTCAAAACTAACTATGCCGTTATTGAATGGCATCTCAATGGTAAAATAGACGAGCTTAACACAGCACAGCTgcaattttttacacaattaaAAATGTCCCCCTCAAATGATGAATATGGCGTGCAATTGTTGAGCAGTCACTCAATCAAATTAGAATATAAACCACAATTCGGTGCTGAACAAATGACTAAGTACGAATTAATAAAGGAATGGTTTCGTGTAAAACTGTTTGGTCAATGTAAAGGATTTTCCGATTACGCCATATGCCTACGCGTAGCAGTGCATGACTTCAGCCAGCAGCTAACGCATAAATTAATGTTGGCAAATATCGAGAAACAACTTGCTGAAGTGCATCAAGTGGACATGCCAAAATTGCTAACAGGACTGGCTGATACTTTAAATTTGTTAGCGAAAATACCCACAGGGAAATACTTCTTGCGCTTCAGTGCAAAATTTCCCAACAAACTCTTGCTGTCTGCGCCAACTAATGAAATCACTTCGAACACAGTTTTCTTGCATTCCCTAACTAAGGTGAAACCCTCCGATTTAGTTTTTATGACCGAAGTACAACACTTGCCAATAGTTGATTCATTGTGCACTGCTTTACATAAGCAACACAAAATTATGCCTTGTGCACTGAAACCACAGCTAACAAGACAATCACAAACCAAAGTCTTTGGCAAAATACTCAGTGACGAAGAGTTCGTACAGCGACGTATGAGGGCTAAATTGGAATCGGAAAAGAAAAAGATAGAAGAACGTTCGAAATCAATAAAATCTCgtcgaaaaaaagtaaaagcaagAAAGGCCAAACAGCGACGAAAGCGTAGAATGGAAGAGGCAGCTAATGAAGAAGCtatagaaaaatttataaatgaattttagTAGCTTTAAACATTtacttttgcaattaaaattaattttctattaaatataatatgtgtaCTATTTATTAACTTAAGTTACTTATTTGTACCCTGAATTGAATTAGCTGTGTTCGGTTAGGCTGAGCTTTCCAAACTCGTCGGCAGAAATCATTTCAACATCGTTATATGTTGGTGCTGCTCTTTCTGTCCAAAAATCATTTTCGTTGGCAGGAAGTGTGGCCATAGGAAATACATGTACTGACAAGTCATTGAAAACATTGTGCGTTTCGTAATCATCTTCCAGTTGATATTCTTTTGTATAAGGCAACACATCCAATATATAACTTGAATCTAACCGTAATAAACGCTCCGGCTTGCTTAGCGACAAGCTTTCGAAACTATTATTTATAAGTACCAAATGCTTCAGACACTGTGGACGCCAATTGCTCCATAGCAAATTGTTGGTCAAGCAATTCGGACAATGTGGTAGATAGAATAGTGTACGTTCATCTACTTgatattttgcttcacaattCTCCGTCATTAGTGCACAATTGAGACGTTGCAAAATCTGTTTTTCACTCTCACGAAATACCGGGTCAAAATAAATAGCTTCATCGATGCTATAATGCCGTTGTGTACATATAATGAAAGCCAGCTGGTGCAAAGCTTGGAAGTTGCGGCAGAAAGGACCAATACCAAAACAAACTAGACGTGAGAACTTCTCATTCTCCGTCAGCGCCTTTAGGCTTTCGTCCACAGTCTCCATTGCCTGTATAAAGTAATCACTACCCACCATATGTGTGCACACCGACTCCAGGCGTCtaggaattaaaataaattaaatttggtaaacAATATAGTTCTTGCGAGGAAGAGTACTTCATAAATGTCTCTATATCCACTTCTTTCTCCTCTTTTTCTATGCTCCTTTCAGACAACTTTCGCAGTCTGGGGTTTATAGACTTGCGTGCTATCCATTTTTTCCTGGTAACTGCGCGAAATTCTTCAgacatatttgtattatttttatttattgcactttagaaatataaattatttatttttaattcataaattcTAATTGGAATTATTCcactttgacagtttgtttCGTCATTTAATTCGTAAACACGTTGGCCATATATGTGGAGTGAAGTTTTCACAAAATTCAGCTTTTTGTATGGTTATACATTTCAAATTTGAAGCTGACGTTTGGAAGTTAATtggtttaaaattgaaatttgcagtgcatttataaaatattttaactaaaagtGGACTTATTTCAGCGCGAGTTTATAGTTATTATgtcaataatttataattataacctGAATATACATTTGTGAGATAAAGTAAGAAGTTATTCATTTTCTGTGTTAATTTTCAAATGCTGGCTTCCAGGCAGTCACTGCTGTAGGAACAAATCAGTGAGTGGTGTAAGCCGTGCCTTCTAAAAGTCACGACTTGGAACAAATACGCCCAAAACTCATTTCTGGAATATGCAACAGGCGCACTTCCGTTACTAATTGGAGTCCTGCATATTTTCTGATTAGAACTGATTATCACTGCTAGAAATCGTGTATAAGTATGTGTAATTACTGCAGTGTTGCACTTCCGATTCCCTGCAGCGCAGTGTATATGCATTTAATAAATAGATCTTTGTATTTTCGGccaactcacttaccgactcccAACGATTGTGTGCGCAGATCGAAGTACGAAGCAGAAACTTGTTTTCTTAGGCACGCTGCTGTGGTGAAACTCGCTGCGCTGACTTTCTGGCACACATGAATCTACCATGCAAGTGATCGTACGTCAGTCGCGAACGAGCAGGGCTGCAATTCAAACGTGTACAACGGACAATAAACGAATAAACGGGAAATAGCTTTGATCGTGTACCCGCTAAAACGAATTTTCCACagttatttacaatttaaaatatacgaGTTGAACAACGCAAAGTGGTTTCGAAGTAATTAAGGCAAACTTATTTAAGCATTTACGAAGTTAATTGATTGTTAAAGTGATTTATTGTGTGAAACTGATTTGAAGAGAGTTTAACGGTAAATtgtatgttttcaaaattatttattatttttgtgtagcAAGTGGaagtttaaaaaagtttaaatttaagaaatccCTGAGACTCTAAAAATTGGTGGTggttttaatagaaaataaataaaaaagatgtTAAAAGTGTTTTAGTTTAGCATATTTGTGTGAGTAAAACTTGAATTTGTAGATCAGACAACTTTCTAAAgtctaatatatttatgtgaattCAAAAAAGAtaacatttaaataaagaatAACACTGTCTTCATCAAAAAGAAgaatataaaatgcaaataatttacaACTACCTTTAAAACAATGTCACTTGCAGTCAAACtaccaatacaaaaacaaaaacaaagttaagAAAGTCATCTGCCGTACACTCATGCAATGAAAGCCGCTGTGCAAAAGCAGCGCAGCCAGCAAACAGCACATACGTCAAAAGCTgaagtgtttttcttttttgtgtagTGGAgtcataaaataacaaaaacaaaaacgcgaATAGTGCAGTGCTAGTGAAAAACAGCATTACCGCGAGTGCACATGTTGACTCATTGCACAAATTGCCATCTCAATTCTAACTACGTATTTACAACGACAAAGTACAACTGGTTATTTATATAGACGCGCTAAATAAATATCACCTTTAGCATACTACTTAAACTGCACAAAAGCGGCACAGCTTCGCgtgagataaaaataaaataaagaaataaaacctGTAACTGATATTCTGCTGTACGCGAATTTAATAGCGCACGAACAACAAAgcgattaaaatacaaaatacaacgagttaggcaaaaacaaaacgaacaataacaacacaagcGATTCGTATACATTACAACGTCTCCATCTCCTTTTACAACGTGCATTTATGCACTCGTTTATCTGTGTGCTGAATTTTCGGCTGCTCCCATTTTGGTGGTGCGCACCTTACTTACATACTTTGCTACTTTTCAAGTGCCTTCAAGGCGTTGATGTTGACGATCTACAGCTGTTGCGCTTGCAAcgaacaacaaagcaacaaacaaaacttctataagtgtaaaaaatacaaaaaataaaaacataaagtgcaAATTTGgcacaacaacgacaataaaCAAGAACTCACCTTAAACGGCAAACGCTTGCAACAGTTTTACGTGCGGTTGGACGGTTGTTCGGTTGTTCGGTCGGTCAGTTAGTTAGTTAACATACGGTACGGTACGGTTTACAAAGAATTAGCTTTAAAAATTTCGCACACGTTTGCGACGTTAAAGccggtgagtgagtgagtgagtgagccgTTGAGCGTGCGTGCGTGTATTTGCTCCTTTAACGTCTTTAAAGATTTCACAAGTagaacaacaagcaacaaaataagctaaaaaattgtgaaaaaaaagttaaggTACGCTCGCGCAAGCCAACACAAAAGCACAAAAAcctaaaaaataaagaagaaaatataagaaatacgcTGAGAAGACAAAAGAAGCCAATTGGCAGCTcgtttccttttccttttttcgtaattttccgTTGTGCGCGCAAATcgttacttttttttacttctttatgctttatttgttttctcTCGCTGTGTTACGTTAACTTTGTTTCGTtgctttgcaatttattttcatttttatttcaattttttctagaGTGTAAGCACttcaatttgcataaattttttcgacattttgcACCTCttttatacattcatacatatattactttgAGGCAACGTTGAAAGcctttgcaataaaataaatcataaaagacGCCgtgcaaataacaaaaacaacaacagtagcaaaaaAATAAGCACCAAATCGTCGCTAAGAATAAACAGCCGGCTCGTGTAGCCACAAAATATCGGCAATATTACTTTACTGCTGACTtcaacatttcatatttttaacgaTAAACTGTATATATCGACGGTGAAGGCATAAAAATAAAaggcataaacaacaacaacgacgcagTCAGGTAAGTGCTAAGCATATCAAATTGGCAATGTAAAGTGAGAACTCTGCTgttgtgatatatgtatgtgtgtgtgtttatggcaGTGCAATAATTTGCCAGATTCTTGCATGCGCATTTGAGGCGTGGGAATGCCGTTGGAGGTGTTGGAAACTTAAACACTTGCCAATAATGTAACGACAAATAACACTTTAGGCCATCTGTGCGCCTTTTTTTGATGgcgaaataagtaaattttgtatgacagtgtTGAGGTAATCGTGGCGATCTTGATTACTGCTactgaattttaaatatattgaggTTTCGCGGTCTTGCTTCTTGAAGTGCTGATTGGATCTGTTAAAGTTCAGTGCGCACGGTTGGTGTGTTGAAAAGTTGTGGAAAAAATTCttcgttatttattattaaaagcatGCGTtagttttgaaaagttttagcTGTTGTTGTGAATATTGAATTAACCTAAcagacaaaataataatattaatgtttaatgtaaataaattgatattatTCACTAGCTGAGACCAGAAGCTATTcttgatatataaaaatattagattttagAAATTGAttatattgtttataatttaataaattaattttatataataattttataatattttgaatttgtttgacattttaattaaaatagaaaatcaaaatattattaccGATGCgtagaatattatttttgttaagtgaTAGATTATAGTTTATGATTTCTGATATAAGTTAGGTTATGTACAGACTTCCATAACAAAATCttttgcaataataatatttttgttactttCTATATCTAAGAGCTGTATATCTGGCATACAAGCTAACTATAAGTATAAATTAAGTTCTCATCAAGCTAATCTCTATATTAATGTCAAATAGGTTTGCTTTTCACACGTTTTGGGGTTTCACTTTCCACTACAAAaacctgaaaaaataaaaaaaaaaaaaaatttacaattgcaTAACCAAATTTTGGTAATAATCGCTTTAGTAGCATCTTTAGTTGTGTGTTTTctcatgttttatatttttttcttcttaaagTCGCAGCTTGACAATTTGTTGTGCTGCAATTTCACCTAAAAACATTTTGCTGTCGCTAGCTTGCATGCCATGCCTTATGCAAGCGACtctacagacatacaaacatatatacaataaatatgcatgtataaaCCACAAGCAACATAAATGCAAAGTGCCGACAATCAACAATTTTCTCTACGAAAACCACAAACAACAGtcaaccaaccaacaacaacaataaaagcaacaatttcgaaacagtaaaacaaaaaacagctgaGACGAAAAAAAGTTACTGgagtgttggttgttgttgctttttatatgtatttattgttgttggcaacaAAATCATGGTAAAAACTTcagtgcaataacaacaacaaaaacaacagcaaacatgCATGGAACATTGAAGCTTAGCAGTTGTTGCGGCGTCTGTTTTATTGGTTTGCTGTTGGGTAAATGTTGGCTAGGTGGGGGTGTAGTGTTGGTGTTCAGACAACAGAAAACACTTTCACAAACATtgaaacaattttcttttttatttttattttttgttgttgttgttgctgttgttttgtttttctgtaCTAAAGTTGTTATGGCTGCTGATTTAatgtatatggaaatgtatgtatgctttttatgtttcaacTAAGAGTGTGGAAATGtgcagttatttttttataacatattgCATTTATTcgaaggttggtattgaaatagTTTCATGTTAAAAACTATGTAAAAAGTAGTACCCTTGTTTGGAGTgcctcttttgaattttttttcaaaggtTGGGTTTGTTTTGAGGTTAGTTTTTTGTTTCTGAGAAACCTAACTTTTACCAGTgacttcttaatattttttttataaatttgtatactccAATTTAAACAATTCACAACATcagaaattaaatgattaaaattgAGGTCGGTAGATAGATTAAGGTTGGATAGATAGGGTTGATATTATGTTCGACTTTGGCACACCATTTCCCAGCCAGGGTTAGTCCTATCATTACGATGGCACCATCTCTGACACCGTATGAGATTCACTGCTAGTACCTCCAAAAGCTCGTCCACGACTAGACTCCATTAAAGCGCGGATACTACACCACCTTGGGGACTTCGCTTTGTCGTGCCCAGTAGTATACTGCTTGAACTTATCTGTGCTTCCGTAATTTTTGTGCCAAGTACTGTATCCACCCATCTTATAATCGTAGGGCCGATCCGCCTCCTGTTTAGCGATCTGGCGACACTTGAAGGGACTTCCCCACTTCAAACTGTTTCTCGGGGTGTACAATCGGAATAGATTTAAACAACTAATTGCGCTCCCAAAAAACAAACTGAGACAATTAGTGGCACTTTACACTAGCCACTGTAGACTAAGTTATCATCTGAACAAACTCGGAACCTGTTCGTCGGATCAGTGCTAGTTCTGTGATCTAGCAGTGGATACACCTGAGCATCTACTTCTTGATTGTCCGACGATTGCGAGGATGAGGAGTCAGGTAATGGGGTCTCTATATCCACAAAGGGAAAGTATTGAGTCTATTAAACCCTGTAACACTATTAAGTTTTCTTATTGCGACGTGGTTGGATTGTATTCAGTCATAACGctcttaatctaatctaatgtaATCTGAGATCGATAGAGTATTTATTATACAAGTTGATGAAACTCGATACTCgtatctttttttaatttttaatattataatttgctATTTCAGAActaaagtgttaaaaaaatagttgaaataaaaaatcttttaaaaattcaaaattataatagaaaaaaaaatatatttgtatacttctattttataaattaaaaaaaaaattaaagatacaTGAGCTGGatcgataaattaaaaaagatggcgaaattttggaaatatggaaatttttctaaaaactacaatttttactgaaataatAACATTctaaaaaatgataaatgattaaaataatttcatctgataaaaaatagcaTTGTTTTTAGCGAAAAGCGCAACCAAAGCGTTGCCAACCAAGTGTATAATTAGTGCGTTGTGATTTGctgctgaaaattaaaaaaaaaaaaactttctatttgtatttatttttcgtttaatacacttaaaatatatgtaaactgCAGTTATGGCAAATGTTGCGCATCAATGTTGCTAtacaaatgttgccaaaaaaaattctaaaaattttgcacatttcGCTTTTCGGTTAGAAATTTCagttgacattttatttttaccgaGAAatgcagtttttgtttttaatagacTTATatgtttttccacttttttatttcataatgttctgttaaaaatatttgagtttataaattttttgtttgttgtgccACACAAACagcaacatatttttaaaactttttgtttttttaaaatatcaaattttttcagtgtaaacaatattttaatattaattttatttgataaaaatcatttaaaagtaTCATAGAACTGAAATATACTTCACATTGAAAGcgctataaacaaaaattatttttttataaagaaaaaaacaaaaatttaattgtcaagtttgttgcttaagtcttttgttttcacttaagttaaaaaaaaaatttagcaaacCAAACTACCAAGCTAACTATTGGCAAGTTCATGACTTTAGCTTTCAAAAAGTGTACTAAAAAAGTTTGCAACCAAAGGAAACTTGTTGCTTggtgtttttcaaaattaaaaccgcaaatattggaaaaatcaTTTCGTACCGTACCGTACaacagtacatatatatgtagatatatataaaaaagttggcaaagctgtttttcgaaattttcaaagAGTTCGCGTTTTCACTTTCCCTTTTACACCAACTTAAATGCAACAAACATGTTGACACCTCGCCCATCATAAGCACTTGCAGCCTAGACCAGTTACTACGACTTgctgcataaattaatttttaacaaaaatacaaaaaaaaaactaaaataaaacagaaaaaagttcgaaaaatcaaaacaattagAAAACTGTTTAATTTCGCTTTCGGTGGCAACCTGTTCACTTAGCAGTCACCCCTCCTTGTTTCTGCTTAAAAGTTCATtttaatgcacacacacattcatacataacaTAAGCTACCATATATAAATTGCCTTAACTGCATTTGAGTGCCGCAACggcttttttctttttgtttttgctgtttttgtttttgtgcatcGCAGCGCCATCGCTAAGTGCCTCACGTGCATATCACGTACACAATTATGCAATAAAAGTCAATATAAATTACAcaaacaagtacatatgtatgtgttgtatgGTATTTAGTAGCCTGCCTTGTGCCTTCAACCAACAGCTGAAGCGCCTGCGCCAAGACCATCTGCAACAGtcgcggcggcggcggcagcagcagcggcgccTTGTTAAGTTTGATGAGTGATGGAGCAGTGAGTGCAGTGCGCCGTTCACCTGTTCGCTTGCTCGTTCGATGATTAGCTCACCGCGCCGCAATACTCG
This genomic interval carries:
- the LOC105216107 gene encoding little elongation complex subunit 2, with the translated sequence MSSNGGNRPPSTFFQNQPPYTHFNKSFEDPSDALFCHLNEVHPVFMTPEHQANDYIFEMLLDPRTKKEVDHIFYDYSSGVKQRVGHFPILLPSNMTKVEHTVGLRVIEAWQEYKEVNEQDVIQWRQLESARMKDKTTFDKCVMDFSNTQKESIYAPCERLVRLYKQLYTAKLTKLLEAYPENLALNTCVGLPHPQSFKASRTEYLQMENVRMVKHQGWVPVLGNYINEMQRFNLRIENYMDYYINNIKSILPDDITCHTNKEAKKPAHQIHIPLESLLFLLTTGSSADLPTEVPLEISESGVENSKVVKFEEPLPPRVCGWFAHKQVVENAFETLLSRNNDTQWLYMDNYVAEQEKTEETAEIRAVDYTERHFRAYKIEQYLEKISTKEEECVKTNYAVIEWHLNGKIDELNTAQLQFFTQLKMSPSNDEYGVQLLSSHSIKLEYKPQFGAEQMTKYELIKEWFRVKLFGQCKGFSDYAICLRVAVHDFSQQLTHKLMLANIEKQLAEVHQVDMPKLLTGLADTLNLLAKIPTGKYFLRFSAKFPNKLLLSAPTNEITSNTVFLHSLTKVKPSDLVFMTEVQHLPIVDSLCTALHKQHKIMPCALKPQLTRQSQTKVFGKILSDEEFVQRRMRAKLESEKKKIEERSKSIKSRRKKVKARKAKQRRKRRMEEAANEEAIEKFINEF
- the LOC105216110 gene encoding THO complex protein 7; the protein is MSDEEIIKRRLLIDGDGTGDDRRLNMLLKQFLKWTFSKNDSPENNQIIYDRLLAQMAQCEFAAAKTDYTSKMIQEELKNYAKLSDSIEKSIELARNEIEESKRELVLAKQIRKNKMEYDMLAKVIKEQPDRKDTTKQIDTLKKDLSELMEKKIKLERKFQKRRNDFTLLMYSIRELQAQLEDDSSSESSDDEELNGLDTMDLSEDEAIPVHVEKNNIELLDAKSLKKDSPTDENGSKGNMSVDEDAILELSIDKDESDVKMEETVTVP
- the LOC105216109 gene encoding SRR1-like protein; the encoded protein is MSEEFRAVTRKKWIARKSINPRLRKLSERSIEKEEKEVDIETFMKRLESVCTHMVGSDYFIQAMETVDESLKALTENEKFSRLVCFGIGPFCRNFQALHQLAFIICTQRHYSIDEAIYFDPVFRESEKQILQRLNCALMTENCEAKYQVDERTLFYLPHCPNCLTNNLLWSNWRPQCLKHLVLINNSFESLSLSKPERLLRLDSSYILDVLPYTKEYQLEDDYETHNVFNDLSVHVFPMATLPANENDFWTERAAPTYNDVEMISADEFGKLSLTEHS